A region from the Fusarium musae strain F31 chromosome 1, whole genome shotgun sequence genome encodes:
- a CDS encoding hypothetical protein (EggNog:ENOG41), whose translation MSLRISQSLRRAAVRPNASLLKTPIVIHRFQSTQQNKDQPILYSAHAKVVGARKGHVEAESLNVDLTMSKALGGPGDAGKTNPEEMFAAGYGACFQSAMNAVAAKDGITMPTAPEDSIVETTVHLVGDMKKLDMGLRVDMKISVRGLEKEQIEGIVEKTKKGY comes from the exons atgtctCTTCGCATCTCCCAATCCCTCCGCCGCGCAGCCGTGCGCCCCAACGCATCCCTCCTCAAAACCCCAATCGTCATCCACCGCTTCCAAAGCACCCAACAGAACAAAGATCAACCAATCCTCTACTCCGCCCACGCCAAAGTCGTCGGCGCCCGCAAGGGCCACGTCGAAGCAGAGTCCCTCAACGTCGACCTCACCATGTCCAAAGCCCTCGGCGGCCCCGGCGACGCAGGCAAGACGAACCCCGAGGAGATGTTCGCCGCTGGCTACGGCGCGTGCTTCCAGTCTGCCATGAACGCTGTGGCTGCCAAAGATGGCATTACTATGCCTACTGCGCCGGAGGATAGCATTGTTGAGACGACGGTGCATCTTGTCGGTGATATGAAGAAGCTCGATATGGGGTTGAGGGTGGACATGAAGATTAGTGTTAGGGGGTTGGAGAAGGAGCAGATTGAGGGGATTGttgagaagacgaagaag GGCTATTGA
- a CDS encoding hypothetical protein (EggNog:ENOG41), translating into MSHSQTESSSARPPRHRPRGLVACRRCKTRKQRCDNEFPACSNCLSAGEKCSYGAKQAYPAEYVKSLERQISRLQDEIASPRQNVVSQPQTLSMVDTQSGMSETAPANLNETATSDLEASAGIVAPSPDSFLGTSSGYPLTKLLRSALPSVDARQGDRAGASHQVNLATRSLTGVRVNIGQQHEGGQVSDGSDLPNKVVGDKLIEAYYARVHPKHPFLPRKRVQSLHDTRLELVPAHRARHYACAMADADSIFATGSLESLEAMLLLTIYQLRSPTGPGVWWMIETTMRYCIDNGLHRQAMNLPPSLDERRKRIFWTAYMLERSVARTMGRPHSISDRDIDVALPANIDDELDTDEAIIAAIADSNQHPSQITALTPAIHIFRLQQIDSKISYTVCRVDKEVSEIKPHKVARLRQALEEWKAGIPQTGPENKTHPYLTTDYHMIQYHKAIILLNLPFLPTLTPQSPTFHEIVHSAGQVCSLSKRLHDQQTYISFSLLSLHANFVAGLVMVYCFCLDSSIFSPRFSSSVRACSTMLYIISERWPRAVQARNAFDRLVAATIESDHESNNGILRSEDNLNVSQDGFVADETGNLEVWNSFESILGDHQIDLGTWMHDSIFDTMGTYQPMDWTE; encoded by the exons ATGTCCCATTCACAAACCGAATCGTCTAGCGCGAgacctcctcgtcatcgccctCGAGGTCTCGTCGCCTGCCGTCGGTGCAAGACCCGCAAACAGCGCTGCGACAATGAATTCCCAGCGTGCTCGAATTGCCTCTCTGCGGGTGAGAAGTGCTCATATGGCGCCAAGCAAGCATACCCGGCAGAGTATGTGAAGTCGCTCGAGCGCCAAATCTCAAGGTTACAGGATGAGATAGCCTCGCCGCGACAGAATGTCGTCAGTCAGCCTCAGACGCTGTCGATGGTTGACACCCAGTCTGGCATGAGTGAGACGGCGCCCGCTAATTTGAACGAGACTGCAACTTCGGACTTGGAAGCTAGCGCTGGAATTGTTGCGCCATCCCCGGATTCTTTTCTGGGAACATCGAGTGGGTATCCTCTTACGAAACTGCTGCGTTCAGCATTACCCTCTGTAGATGCACGCCAAGGCGATCGAGCGGGAGCTTCACATCAAGTAAATTTAGCGACACGGTCCTTAACAGGCGTGCGCGTCAACATAGGGCAGCAGCATGAGGGTGGCCAAGTCTCTGACGGCTCAGATCTGCCCAACAAAGTAGTCGGCGACAAGCTTATTGAAGCGTACTATGCAAGGGTGCACCCCAAGCATCCCTTCCTACCCCGAAAAAGAGTCCAGTCACTGCACGATACTAGGCTTGAGCTCGTCCCAGCTCATAGAGCT CGACACTATGCCTGCGCGATGGCAGATGCGGACAGTATCTTTGCGACAGGTAGTCTCGAGAGCCTGGAAGCGATGCTCCTGCTCACGATATACCAACTAAGGTCACCTACAGGTCCTGGCGTCTG GTGGATGATCGAGACAACGATGCGGTATTGTATTGATAATGGCCTCCACCGACAAGCCATGAACCTCCCTCCCAGCCTCGATGAGAGGAGAAAACGCATCTTCTGGACGGCGTACATGTTAGAGAGATCAGTTGCTCGGACCATGGGTCGGCCTCACTCTATTTCCGACAGAGACATTGACGTTGCGCTCCCAGCGAACATCGACGATGAACTGGACACTGACGAAGCTATCATTGCAGCCATTGCAGACTCGAACCAACACCCTTCTCAGATCACCGCACTCACGCCAGCCATTCATATCTTCCGGCTACAGCAAATAGATTCCAAGATTTCATATACAGTATGTCGCGTGGACAAAGAGGTCTCCGAGATAAAACCGCACAAGGTGGCCCGTCTTCGACAAGCTCTAGAAGAGTGGAAGGCCGGAATACCTCAGACCGGTCCAGAGAATAAAACGCATCCTTACCTCACAACAGACTACCATATGATCCAATACCACAAAGCCATTATACTCCTAAACCTCCCCTTCTTACCAACCCTCACCCCACAGAGTCCAACATTCCACGAGATCGTCCACTCCGCCGGGCAAGTCTGCTCCTTATCAAAACGTCTTCACGACCAGCAGACATACATCTCATTCTCGCTCCTCTCACTACACGCCAACTTCGTCGCTGGCTTGGTAATGGTCTACTGTTTCTGCCTCGACTCGTCAATCTTCAGTCCCAGGTTCAGCAGTAGTGTGAGAGCGTGTAGCACGATGCTGTACATCATTTCCGAGCGTTGGCCGAGAGCAGTTCAGGCGAGGAATGCATTTGATCGTCTTGTTGCTGCTACGATAGAAAGTGACCACGAATCAAATAATGGTATTTTGCGGTCTGAGGATAATTTGAATGTCTCGCAGGATGGCTTTGTGGCAGATGAGACTGGTAATCTGGAGGTTTGGAATAGCTTTGAGTCGATACTTGGGGATCATCAGATCGATCTGGGGACTTGGATGCATGATAGCATTTTTGACACGATGGGCACCTATCAGCCAATGGATTGGACGGAGTAG
- a CDS encoding hypothetical protein (EggNog:ENOG41) has translation MAHPIIFNGSLGLGLMLVGLGLNATLRPNDHLQRLEFPIPTEPLAKKFSLALMKIWGVRNITVGVLVSIIWTTGDETLMAKALSAALAMPITDGFVSRIIIGGGETQHWVFPPLLVVMAAGLFGFF, from the coding sequence ATGGCCCACCCAATCATCTTCAACGGCAGTCTCGGCTTAGGCCTCATGCTAGTCGGCCTCGGTCTCAATGCAACCCTCCGCCCAAACGACCATCTCCAACGCCTCGAATTTCCCATCCCCACTGAGCCTCTTGCAAAAAAGTTTAGTCTCGCGCTCATGAAGATCTGGGGCGTTCGCAACATCACTGTCGGCGTGCTGGTCTCCATCATCTGGACCACGGGAGATGAGACACTAATGGCCAAGGCTTTGAGCGCAGCACTGGCTATGCCGATCACTGATGGGTTCGTGAGTCGGATTATTATTGGAGGCGGGGAGACGCAGCATTGGGTGTTTCCTCCTTTGCTTGTTGTTATGGCTGCCGGGTTGTTTGGATTCTTTTGA
- a CDS encoding hypothetical protein (EggNog:ENOG41) encodes MKFTASILTLLAVATGALASPHGGPPPPPPPPPPPAPKNNNNNNQQNQCGNGQSLYCCTSAGNKADVECVSFTNGGLGGVCNGIQMCCNNNNGNQGCNFNVGGGTITIKKTVKNFGW; translated from the exons ATGAAGTTCACCGCCTCCATTCTTACTCTCCTCGCCGTCGCCACTGGCGCCCTCGCCTCTCCTCACGGcggacctcctcctccccctcccccccctcctcctcctgcccccaagaacaacaacaacaacaaccagcaGAATCAGTGCGGTAACGGCCAGTCTCTCTACTGCTGCACCTCCGCTGGCAACAAGGCCGATGTTGAGTGTGTTTCCTTCACCAACGGTGGTCTTGGAGGCGTTTGCAACGGTATCCAGATGTGCTGCAACAACAAC AACGGCAACCAGGGCTGCAACTTCAATGTTGGCGGTggcaccatcaccatcaagaagACTGTTAAGAACTTCGGCTGGTAA
- a CDS encoding hypothetical protein (EggNog:ENOG41), with the protein MQLQLSAIFYGLAVLQGAIASPVAEPAVEVEERDIEPRAPSMGDIPWPRLPALRRAKKGSDKNCPAPTNDQGNACSSGTQYCCTTAADGTQTCSNSEVCNAKIICCNNNSGVSTPSQSSRVAHSDQFQMCIGEIDFNAPVTININIYKGGKGGKGGKGGGYKAIKE; encoded by the exons ATGCAACTCCAGCTCTCCGCAATCTTCTACGGCCTCGCCGTTCTGCAGGGCGCTATTGCGTCGCCTGTTGCGGAGCCggctgttgaggttgaggagagagACATTGAGCCTAGAGCACCTTCTATGGGAGACATTCCCTGGCCTAGACTCCCAGCTCTTCGTC GAGCTAAGAAGGGCAGTGACAAGAACTGTCCTGCTCCTACTAACGACCAGGGCAATGCTTGTTCTTCTGGAACTCAGTACTGCTGCACCACTGCCGCTGACGGGA CTCAAACCTGCTCCAACTCTGAGGTCTGCAACGCAAAGATTATCTgctgcaacaacaacagcggCGTAAGCACCCCCTCCCAATCCTCACGCGTCGCTCACAGTGATCAGTTCCAAATGTGCATTGGTGAAATTGACTTCAATGCGCCCGtgaccatcaacatcaacatctaCAAGGGCGGCAAGGGAGGAAAGGGTGGCAAGGGCGGCGGctacaaggccatcaaggagTAA
- a CDS encoding hypothetical protein (EggNog:ENOG41): protein MALERVQKPKPRSPDSDKHLSALYFIVILQLLILSQLYLQAFVIQEKDGFLWTSREETPDGSDLGGHLAVLSLLTGSASTYRFGYNNSIAGGFLSLPSWVETFPALDTVHTKGATKDHNSTLQGTVVAMYTLGCLFGCLSCIWLGDKLGRKRTIIFGALINTIGAALQSSSYSLPQLIVGRLVSGYGFGHITATAPNWQAECSGAAHRGAAVMLEGLFISFGLAIGGWTNLGMSFHHGSVTFRFPMALSGVLSIIIMLTIPLLPESPRWLTKKGRVDRAREVLADLTDTDANSVEVREAIREIETSLALAGEAKLKDIFANGPLRLLHRMCLACAAQCFQQMSGINALAFYQAKIFEDYLGQTPRAAKIIAASVFTWQTICSPIGVLTVDRFGRRKLMMVSSLGMGICMAVVAGGSSQPGNTASVGVAAAFIFLFSLFFPTGFLGLTFLYAAEISPLSHRVPITAMSTGKSINSILYKDHSLTSISHRLAVQLCKIKYLRVMKEDLTKGS, encoded by the exons ATGGCACTAGAGCGAGTGCAGAAGCCCAAGCCACG TTCCCCAGATTCTGACAAGCATCTCTCCGCACTCTACTTTATCGTCATACTTCAGCTCCTCATTCTAAGTCAACTATACCTGCAAGCGTTTGTCATCCAGGAGAAAGATGGGTTTCTTTGGACTTCGAGGGAGGAAACTCCAGATGGCTCAGATCTGGGCGGTCATCTTGCCGTGCTATCTCTT CTGACCGGTTCTGCTTCTACATACAGGTTCGGTTACAACAACTCTATCGCCGGAGGGTTCCTCAGTCTCCCATCGTGGGTAGAGACCTTTCCTGCCCTCGACACCGTGCATACAAAAGGAGCCACCAAAGACCATAACTCGACCCTCCAA GGAACCGTCGTGGCGATGTACACTTTAGGCTGTCTCTTCGGCTGCCTCAGCTGCATCTGGCTAGGCGACAAGCTCGGTCGGAAGAGAACCATCATATTCGGCGCCTTGATCAACACGATAGGTGCAGCTCTCCAATCCTCCTCGTACTCGCTTCCGCAACTCATAGTCGGTCGACTGGTCTCCGGATATGGCTTTGGACACATTACAGCCACAGCTCCGAACTGGCAAGCAGAGTGTTCTGGTGCTGCTCACAGGGGTGCGGCGGTGATGCTTGAAGGCTTGTTCATCTCCTTTGGCTTGGCTATCGGAGGCTGGACGAATCTGGGCATGTCTTTTCATCACGGCTCTGTCACTTTCCGATTCCCCATGGCCTTGTCCGGCGTGTTATCCATTATCATTATGCTTACTATACCACTGCTTCCGGAGTCTCCTCGTTGGCTGACGAAGAAGGGCCGAGTTGATCGTGCAAGAGAGGTTTTGGCCGACTTGACCGATACTGACGCAAATTCCGTCGAAGTGCGCGAGGCAATCCGCGAAATCGAAACCTCCTTGGCCCTCGCAGGAGAAGCCAAGCTCAAAGATATCTTCGCCAACGGACCGCTCCGCCTTCTGCACCGCATGTGTCTCGCCTGCGCGGCGCAATGCTTCCAGCAAATGAGCGGCATCAACGCCCTGGCCTTCTATCAAGCCAAGATCTTCGAAGACTACCTTGGCCAAACACCAAGAGCAGCAAAGATCATCGCTGCTTCGGTGTTTACCTGGCAGACAATCTGCTCGCCCATTGGTGTCTTGACCGTAGACAGGTTTGGACGTCGCAAGCTGATGATGGTATCGTCTTTGGGTATGGGCATCTGTATGGCTGTAGTTGCGGGCGGGTCGTCGCAGCCGGGAAATACAGCGTCGGTGGGAGTTGCGGCGGCTTTCATCTTCCTTTTCTCACTGTTCTTTCCAACCGGGTTCCTTGGACTTACGTTTCTATATGCTGCTGAGATCTCACCGCTCAGTCATCGAGTGCCCATCACGGCCATGTCGACTGGTAAGTCCATCAATTCTATACTGTACAAAGATCATTCACTGACTAGCATTAGCCACCGCCTGGCTGTTCAACTTTGTAAGATTAAATACCTGCGTGTGATGAAAGAAGATCTGACTAAGGGCTCATAG
- a CDS encoding hypothetical protein (EggNog:ENOG41), producing the protein MATRRLATWSHNLQYSDLPEDVVSAAIRSFYNWVGCTIAGSQHEASKIAHQTLSPFFGPPTASLLGHHGASRLDAQHAALINGIASHVHDYDDTHLDTIIHPTGPVASALLAAAEWRGGISGKQFITALVAGIEAECKAGLVVWPEHYDVGWHITSTVGSIGAAVAVSKVLRLSPTKTNHAIGLASTQVTGLREMFGSHCKSFHVGRAAQNGLLASIMAEGGYTSSEGALEAKRGWAAVVGTSKPDVLQNLNRWLGTEIDDGLASRNTGRWEILGNSFKPFPCGIVIHPVIDACIQLHAELTRKEHDPTQIKSVAAQVHPLVLELTGKKTPKDGLEAKFSVYHSGACGLLLGKATPSEYEDNIVLDPAVIAIRDRITANIDTSIAADAAKVTVVMQSGEVFAKYVEHAVGSRVNPLSDEKLREKFIGGCKNVSTRDIEAVSQRCWGLEYLDDIRELVKYL; encoded by the exons ATGGCTACTCGACGTCTCGCCACCTGGTCGCACAACCTCCAGTATTCGGACCTTCCGGAAGATGTAGTCAGTGCAGCTATTCGAAGCTTCTACAACTGGGTTGGCTGCACCATAGCAGGGAGTCAGCATGAAGCTTCAAAGATCGCC CATCAAACATTGTCTCCCTTCTTCGGCCCACCTACCGCGTCGCTACTCGGACACCATGGAGCTTCTCGTTTGGATGCTCAACATGCGGCGTTGATCAATGGTATAGCATCACACGTCCATGATTATGACGATACGCATCTCGATACCATCATCCATCCGACAGGACCTGTTGCCAGcgctcttcttgctgctgccgAGTGGAGAGGTGGTATCTCAGGGAAGCAGTTCATCACAGCTCTCGTGGCTGGTATAGAAGCTGAGTGTAAGGCTGGGCTGGTTGTATGGCCAGAACACTACGACGTTGGCTG GCATATTACCTCCACCGTCGGTTCAATTGGAGCAGCAGTTGCGGTATCAAAGGTCCTAAGGCTATCTCCAACAAAGACCAACCATGCAATTGGTCTTGCATCAACTCAAGTGACCGGTCTCCGAGAAATGTTCGGTTCACATTGCAAATCATTCCACGTCGGCCGTGCAGCTCAAAACGGACTACTAGCTTCTATCATGGCTGAAGGAGGCTACACTAGCAGTGAGGGCGCACTGGAAGCGAAACGTGGCTGGGCTGCTGTCGTGGGGACCAGCAAGCCAGACGTGCTCCAGAACTTGAACCGTTGGCTTGGTactgagattgatgatggcTTAGCTAGTCGGAATACCGGCCGCTGGGAGATTCTCGGGAATAGCTTCAAGCCTTTCCCGTGCGGGATTGTCATCCACCCTGTCATCGACGCTTGCATACAACTACACGCGGAACTGACGAGAAAGGAACACGATCCAACGCAGATCAAGTCTGTCGCGGCACAAGTCCACCCTCTTGTCCTTGAACTTACTGGGAAGAAGACTCCAAAAGATGGTTTAGAGGCAAAGTTCAGCGTATACCATAGTGGTGCATGCGgtctcctcctcggcaaAGCTACACCGTCAGAGTACGAAGACAATATTGTACTCGACCCCGCCGTCATTGCTATTCGCGATCGCATCACAGCGAACATCGATACGAGCATCGCAGCAGATGCGGCCAAGGTCACTGTTGTGATGCAAAGCGGGGAGGTCTTTGCAAAGTACGTCGAGCATGCTGTTGGCAGTCGCGTAAATCCTCTTAGCGACGAGAAGCTGCGTGAGAAGTTCATAGGTGGATGCAAGAACGTTTCGACTCGCGATATTGAAGCAGTGAGCCAACGATGCTGGGGTTTGGAGTATTTGGATGATATACGGGAGCTTGTGAAGTATTTGTAG